One genomic segment of Synechocystis sp. LKSZ1 includes these proteins:
- a CDS encoding lipid kinase — MSKRALLLINRQARSGQRFFAQVIDTLDNFGFELITVPSQNAQAWPDLIAYHAATVDLVIVGGGDGTLNRVVNSLVDHQLPLGILPLGTANDLARTLQLPYNLPEACRVIAEGHTKKIDLGVVNGHCYFNVASLGLSVDITQKLTQGAKQRWGILAYAITALQVLSQLRLFHATLRYEGQSLRVKTLQIAIGNGRYYGGGLAVAADATIDDQRLDIYSLEVRHWWQVFSLLFHLPRGQQQLLPWVRTIQTDAIQILTSRPRPINTDGELTTQSPAKFSLLPQALSVFVPAPDAPWLRNGY; from the coding sequence ATGAGCAAACGCGCACTCCTGCTAATTAATCGACAAGCCCGCAGTGGTCAACGTTTTTTTGCCCAGGTTATTGATACCCTCGACAATTTTGGCTTTGAATTAATCACTGTTCCCAGTCAAAATGCCCAGGCCTGGCCCGACCTAATCGCCTACCATGCGGCCACGGTGGATCTGGTCATCGTGGGTGGGGGAGATGGCACCCTGAATCGGGTAGTCAATAGCCTTGTAGATCACCAGCTACCCTTAGGGATTCTGCCCTTGGGCACGGCCAACGACCTAGCCCGGACTCTGCAACTCCCCTACAACCTGCCGGAGGCCTGTCGGGTAATTGCCGAGGGCCATACCAAAAAGATTGACCTGGGAGTCGTTAACGGCCACTGTTACTTCAATGTGGCCAGCCTGGGCCTGAGCGTGGACATTACCCAAAAATTAACCCAGGGAGCCAAGCAACGCTGGGGCATTCTCGCCTACGCCATCACGGCCCTGCAAGTGCTGAGCCAATTGCGTCTTTTCCATGCCACCCTACGCTACGAAGGCCAATCCCTACGGGTGAAAACCCTGCAAATTGCCATTGGCAATGGTCGTTACTATGGCGGGGGGCTAGCCGTCGCCGCCGATGCCACCATTGATGACCAACGCTTAGATATCTATAGCCTAGAAGTGCGCCACTGGTGGCAGGTTTTTTCTCTGCTCTTTCATCTACCCCGTGGCCAACAGCAATTGCTTCCCTGGGTTCGCACCATCCAGACCGATGCCATTCAAATTCTCACCTCCCGTCCCCGGCCCATCAACACCGATGGAGAATTGACGACCCAAAGTCCAGCCAAATTTTCCCTACTGCCCCAGGCCCTTTCCGTTTTTGTCCCTGCTCCCGATGCTCCCTGGCTACGCAATGGGTACTAG
- a CDS encoding NAD-binding protein, producing the protein MNEFFLVCGLGSLGQQCVLALKQFGVRVKAVEKQSLDSYEIPHLPDLLDQLVIGDCAYPPTLEQLNLEFCRAALLATSLEEVNIETALLIRQLSPKTRLVVRSGQQNLNELLSEQLGNFIAYEPLELPANAFALAALGSETLGFFELDQQWLRVVQIQLDAKHPWLHNFRLHELHSRTRRILIHKPLREFAWPGFHEWDADSTLQMADYLIYVELLDAWGLHPLQRAQTQALPTLPSSSWLGRGGQWLWQQGQNYRQLLESRPVIALAGCMVLGLILLGTLLLNLALPGTPLVDSFYRTAILLLGGYGDLFSEFQAAQANRWLLQPVALLLTLAGTAFVGILYALLTDNLISSKLNFIRKRLPIPSHGHTVVIGLGRVGQRVAQVLKSWKQATVGVTFSGTMDARILPEVPVISGSLQDGLSRANLMTANSVVVVTDNDLLNLEVALMTQKQNAQARLVIRTGKEGLSQSLMGLLPRAQVLETYRLAAEVFVGAAFGENILNLFRLQKQTILVTEYQIESKDTLCGLLLAEVAYGYGIIPILYQTAGHNSAFLPSDDIALKAGDRLVVLGTIEGLKKIEIRDLQPKTWRVRVEAIRNEEAAFEGANILSRISGCSLKQARQLIAQLPATLATPLYRPQGQRLIRALRKVQVKAGLVPIA; encoded by the coding sequence GTGAATGAATTTTTTCTGGTCTGTGGTCTGGGTAGCCTTGGTCAGCAATGTGTCCTGGCCCTGAAGCAGTTTGGGGTTCGCGTTAAGGCTGTGGAAAAACAGAGCCTGGACAGTTACGAAATTCCCCATCTGCCGGATCTGCTTGATCAACTGGTGATTGGAGACTGTGCCTACCCACCAACTCTAGAACAGCTTAATCTAGAGTTTTGTCGGGCGGCCCTATTGGCCACGTCTTTAGAGGAAGTCAATATTGAAACGGCCCTGTTGATTCGTCAGTTAAGCCCCAAAACCCGTCTAGTGGTGCGTTCTGGCCAGCAGAATTTGAATGAATTATTAAGCGAACAATTGGGCAACTTTATTGCCTACGAACCCCTAGAACTCCCTGCCAATGCCTTTGCCCTGGCAGCTCTGGGCAGTGAAACCCTGGGCTTTTTCGAGTTGGATCAACAATGGCTGAGGGTGGTGCAAATTCAACTGGATGCCAAGCACCCCTGGCTTCACAACTTTCGGCTCCACGAACTCCATAGCCGAACAAGGCGTATCTTAATCCATAAGCCCTTGCGGGAGTTTGCCTGGCCCGGTTTCCATGAATGGGATGCCGACAGTACCCTCCAGATGGCCGACTATTTGATCTATGTGGAACTGCTGGATGCCTGGGGCCTGCATCCCTTGCAACGTGCTCAGACCCAGGCCCTGCCGACGCTTCCTTCTTCTTCCTGGCTGGGTCGTGGGGGCCAATGGCTGTGGCAACAGGGCCAAAATTATCGTCAATTGCTGGAATCCCGGCCGGTAATTGCCCTGGCGGGTTGTATGGTACTGGGCCTGATTCTCCTGGGAACTCTGCTCCTGAACCTGGCTCTGCCAGGAACCCCGCTGGTGGACTCATTTTATCGAACGGCTATTCTGCTCCTAGGCGGCTACGGCGACCTCTTTTCCGAATTTCAGGCAGCCCAGGCCAATCGCTGGTTGCTCCAGCCCGTGGCCCTGCTCTTAACCCTAGCGGGGACGGCCTTTGTCGGCATTCTCTACGCCCTGCTGACGGATAATTTGATTTCCAGTAAGCTGAACTTTATTCGTAAACGCCTACCCATTCCTAGCCATGGCCATACGGTGGTGATTGGTCTGGGACGAGTGGGCCAACGGGTCGCCCAAGTCCTCAAGAGTTGGAAACAGGCGACGGTGGGCGTGACCTTTAGCGGGACAATGGATGCCCGAATTTTGCCTGAAGTGCCCGTGATTAGTGGTTCACTTCAGGATGGCTTAAGCCGGGCCAACCTAATGACGGCTAATAGTGTGGTGGTAGTGACGGACAATGATTTGCTCAACCTGGAAGTGGCCCTGATGACCCAGAAACAAAATGCCCAGGCCCGTCTCGTGATCCGCACCGGCAAGGAGGGCCTGAGTCAGAGCCTGATGGGCCTCTTGCCCCGAGCCCAGGTGTTAGAAACCTATCGCTTGGCCGCTGAGGTGTTTGTAGGAGCAGCCTTCGGGGAAAATATTCTGAATCTGTTTCGTCTACAAAAACAAACCATCCTGGTCACGGAATACCAAATTGAGAGCAAAGATACGCTTTGTGGTCTACTCTTAGCCGAAGTTGCCTACGGCTACGGTATTATTCCCATTCTCTATCAGACAGCCGGCCACAATTCTGCTTTTCTGCCCTCCGATGATATCGCGCTCAAGGCCGGCGACCGCTTGGTGGTGTTGGGCACCATCGAGGGGCTGAAAAAAATCGAGATCCGTGACCTCCAGCCCAAAACCTGGCGAGTCCGAGTCGAGGCCATCCGCAACGAAGAAGCTGCCTTTGAAGGAGCCAATATTCTCAGTCGCATTTCCGGCTGTTCCCTCAAACAGGCCCGACAACTTATCGCCCAATTACCCGCAACCTTGGCCACACCCCTCTATCGGCCCCAAGGGCAACGCCTCATCCGAGCCCTGCGAAAAGTACAGGTCAAGGCCGGTCTAGTACCCATTGCGTAG
- a CDS encoding FtsW/RodA/SpoVE family cell cycle protein: MLKFGTILRYLIPIYDPTVNSWAGEARLLRTLTFAWMLVGLIVLFSASYPEGLENSGNGFSIVWKQAAYFWVGLLAFNFLVRRPLVDVLGLAPWFLLLFLGLIISTKTGLGTEINGAKRWIALGPFLLQPSEFMKPCLVLQSAHIFGNWPRLPVRVRAFWVGIFCLTLAGILLQPNLSTTALCGITLWLVALSSGLPLVYLGTTATLGCLAAVTSIAFREYQRERITSFMNPFADPMGNGYQLVQSLYAIASGGVTGTGYGLSQQKLFYLPIQTTDFIFSVFAEELGLIGCLVFLAFLLLYATIGLRVAMRCRHRVKRLIAMGAVIVLVGQSLLNIGVASGALPTTGLPLPFFSYGGSSCLASLILAGLLVRVARESNEAEVIRLQKPTQIPLATAR, from the coding sequence TTGCTGAAATTTGGCACCATTCTCCGTTATCTAATTCCTATTTATGATCCAACAGTCAACAGTTGGGCCGGTGAAGCGCGTCTCCTCCGCACCCTCACCTTTGCCTGGATGCTTGTTGGCCTGATCGTTCTTTTTTCGGCGTCCTACCCGGAAGGTCTCGAAAATAGCGGCAATGGTTTTTCTATCGTTTGGAAACAAGCGGCCTACTTTTGGGTGGGTCTCCTGGCTTTTAATTTTTTGGTGCGACGGCCCCTGGTTGATGTTCTTGGCTTAGCCCCTTGGTTTCTCTTGCTCTTTTTAGGGTTGATCATTTCCACTAAAACTGGCCTGGGGACAGAAATTAATGGGGCTAAACGTTGGATTGCCCTTGGGCCTTTTTTATTACAGCCCTCCGAGTTTATGAAGCCCTGTCTGGTGCTGCAGAGTGCTCATATTTTCGGCAATTGGCCCCGTTTACCTGTCCGGGTTAGAGCCTTCTGGGTTGGCATTTTCTGCCTGACCTTAGCAGGCATTCTGCTCCAACCCAACTTAAGTACGACAGCCCTCTGCGGTATTACCCTCTGGCTAGTTGCGCTCTCTTCTGGGCTACCACTTGTTTATCTCGGCACAACGGCGACACTAGGCTGTTTGGCTGCGGTGACGAGTATTGCCTTTCGAGAATACCAACGGGAGCGGATTACCTCCTTTATGAATCCCTTTGCGGATCCAATGGGGAATGGCTACCAACTGGTACAAAGTCTTTATGCTATTGCGTCAGGAGGGGTAACAGGTACGGGCTATGGCCTGTCCCAACAGAAGCTATTCTATCTGCCAATTCAAACCACCGATTTTATTTTCTCCGTGTTTGCCGAGGAATTGGGCCTGATTGGTTGTCTTGTATTTTTAGCGTTTCTCCTACTCTATGCCACCATTGGCCTGCGGGTGGCGATGCGCTGTCGTCATCGGGTGAAGCGATTGATCGCCATGGGTGCTGTCATTGTACTGGTAGGTCAATCTCTATTGAATATTGGCGTGGCCAGTGGAGCCCTGCCCACCACCGGTTTACCCCTACCGTTCTTTAGCTACGGTGGCAGTTCCTGTCTAGCAAGCTTGATCTTGGCGGGCCTACTGGTGCGGGTCGCTCGGGAAAGCAATGAAGCAGAGGTGATTCGTCTCCAGAAACCGACTCAGATTCCCTTGGCCACGGCCCGCTAA